Below is a genomic region from Microbacterium sp. LWO12-1.2.
CTTCAACACGTACGAGGCGTTCGTGCACATCGTCGGCTCGATGTTCAATCAGCACGCCAAGTGGCTGAAGACGAGCAAGGAGATCCCGTGGCGCCGCCCGATCGCCTCGCTCAACTACCTGCTGTCGTCACACGTGTGGCGGCAAGACCATAACGGCACGTCCCATCAGGACCCCGGCTTCATCGACCACGTGGTGAACAAGAAGGCCGACGTGGTGCGTGTGTATCTGCCTTTCGATGCCAACACGCTGCTCTCCGCGTACGACCACTGCCTACGCAGCGTCGACTACGTCAACGTCGTCGTGGCGGGCAAGCAACCCACGTTCAACTGGCTCAGCATGGACCGTGCCGTCGAACACATGACCCGGGGTGTCGGCATCTTCGAGTGGGCCGGAACCGAAGTCGCCGGCGAGAAGCCCGACGTGGTGCTCGGCTGCGCCGGTGACGTGCCGACGCTCGAAGTGCTGGCCGCGGCGTCCCTGCTGCGCGAGGCGATCCCCGACCTCAAGGTCAGAGTCGTCAACGTCGTCGATCTGATGCGCCTCGTCAGCGAGGGCGAACACCCGCACGGGATGAGCGACCGCGAATACGATGCCATCTTCACGACCGATCGACCGGTCATCTTCGCCTACCACGGCTATCCCTGGCTGATCCACCGGCTGACCTACCGGCGGGCGGGGCACGCTGACCTGCACGTTCGCGGATACAAGGAGGAAGGCACGACGACCACACCCTTCGACATGGTCATGCTCAACGACATCGACCGCTATCGCCTCGTCATCGACGTCCTCGATCGCGTCCCCGGACTCGGCGAACGATACTCCGGGCTTCGCCAGCGCATGCAGGACTCCCGAGTGCGCGCCCGCGCCTACACGCGGGAACACGGTGAGGACATCCCCGAGGTGGCCGATTGGACGTGGACGGCGGGTCCGGAGTCGCACGCGCGCGAAGTGAACACCGGCGTCGGAGGCCCGAACACGGGCAGCGAACCTCAGTGAGACGAACGGCCCCGGGCCGGCAGTCCGGCTGTCGCCTCCGCGCCGTGGATCCGCACACCGCACGACTCCGGTGCGATCGGGCGTTCAGCTCAGGTCGCGTATCGACGACCGGACGATGACCGGCATCGGGATCAGCACCGCTCCCAGAGGGTGTTCGCCGAGCAGCATCTCCACGGCGGTGCGCCCCATCACGTCGTAGGGGAGACGCGCGGTGGTGAGGCCGGGACGTTGGAAGCTCGCGAGTTCCTCGTCGTCGAAGGATGCGACGGAGATGTCGTTCGGGACGGTGAGGCCGCGCTCCGCGATCGCCTGGTACACCCCGAACGCGACGCCGTCGTTGCCCGCCAGGATCGCCGTGATCTCGGGATGCGCGTCGAGCATCTGCAGGGTGAAGTCGTAGCCGATGTCGGGATTCCATTCGGGAACATCGACGACGAATGGCTGAACGCCCGCCTCGGCGAAGGCAGCATGGATCCCTTCGAACCGCGACCCGATGGTGACCGAGTGGAGCGGGGACGACACCGCGCGCGGGTTGTTGCCGATCACGCCGATCAGACGATGTCCGGCCTCGGTGAGCAGGTGCGCCATCGCATGACCCGCCGTGCGCTCGTCCGGCAGCACGGAAGGATGCCCGGCCGTCGACGTTCCGTTCACGATCACGACGGGCACGTCGTGCGGAGTCTGGGGAACCTCGATCATGCGTGCGCCGAGGAGTCCGATCAGGATGCCGTCGACCCGGCGGTCGATCATCGCCTGGATCTCATCGGAGATGGTGGCGTCGTCCCCCTCCGTCTCGGCGATGAGAACGGTGTGGCCGTGTTCCTTCGCTGCGGAGAGAAGTCCGCGGATCATCTCGGATGCGTAGCGGGTCACGGTGATCTGGTCGGAGATGAAGCCGAGGGTCTTCGTCTTCCCGAGTCGTAGGCTCTGGGCCGCCGGGTTCGGCCGGTAGCCGAGTTCCTCAGCGGCTGCTCTGACCCGCCGTGCGGCATCAGCGGAGAGGCGTGAGCCCGGTCGATCGTTGAGGATCATGCTGACGGCGGCCTTCGACATGCCCGAGCGTGCGGCCACGTCGGCGAGCGTCGGCCTGCGATCCACGTTCTTCGGCATCGACTTCCTCCCATCGCGACGATCCCAGCTTAGGCAGTGGGCGCTCGACCGCGGAACCATCGTTGATGAATTGATTTAGCAAAATCGTTGCGGGTTCGATTTCGCGATGCTAACCTCGGCGATGCTGAATCAATTTAGCTTCACGGTGGGCTCCGCGCCATCGACCGTGGAGTCACGGA
It encodes:
- a CDS encoding LacI family DNA-binding transcriptional regulator; the protein is MPKNVDRRPTLADVAARSGMSKAAVSMILNDRPGSRLSADAARRVRAAAEELGYRPNPAAQSLRLGKTKTLGFISDQITVTRYASEMIRGLLSAAKEHGHTVLIAETEGDDATISDEIQAMIDRRVDGILIGLLGARMIEVPQTPHDVPVVIVNGTSTAGHPSVLPDERTAGHAMAHLLTEAGHRLIGVIGNNPRAVSSPLHSVTIGSRFEGIHAAFAEAGVQPFVVDVPEWNPDIGYDFTLQMLDAHPEITAILAGNDGVAFGVYQAIAERGLTVPNDISVASFDDEELASFQRPGLTTARLPYDVMGRTAVEMLLGEHPLGAVLIPMPVIVRSSIRDLS